In Providencia zhijiangensis, a single window of DNA contains:
- the zinT gene encoding metal-binding protein ZinT: MTKNILSLLVLASLFSHTAMAHGHHHDKPQTEAQRNAAKGIFENSDVKDRQLSDWDGVWQSVEPYLANGTLDSVMKDKAAKNKDKTAQEYRDYYAKGYKTDVDMIGIENNIIEFHRGDKVAQCQYDYAGYRILNYSSGKKGVRYLFECKDKKSQAPKFIQFSDHIIAPEKAGHFHLYMGDESQEALLTQLENWPTYYPYSMSGKDIVHEMMEH, from the coding sequence ATGACAAAAAATATTCTTTCACTGCTTGTATTAGCCAGTTTATTCAGTCACACAGCGATGGCACATGGACATCATCATGATAAACCGCAAACGGAAGCGCAACGCAATGCGGCAAAAGGTATTTTTGAGAATAGTGATGTTAAAGATCGTCAATTGAGTGATTGGGACGGTGTTTGGCAATCAGTGGAGCCTTATCTTGCTAATGGAACATTAGACTCGGTAATGAAGGATAAGGCTGCAAAGAATAAGGATAAAACCGCGCAAGAGTATCGAGATTATTATGCCAAAGGGTATAAAACTGATGTGGATATGATTGGTATTGAGAATAATATTATTGAATTCCACCGTGGGGATAAGGTTGCTCAGTGCCAATATGATTACGCGGGTTACCGAATTTTAAATTATTCTTCAGGCAAGAAGGGCGTCCGTTATTTATTTGAGTGTAAGGATAAAAAGAGCCAAGCTCCGAAGTTTATCCAGTTTAGCGACCATATTATTGCCCCAGAGAAAGCCGGGCATTTCCATCTTTATATGGGGGATGAATCTCAGGAGGCTTTATTGACTCAATTAGAGAATTGGCCAACGTATTATCCATATTCTATGAGCGGTAAGGATATTGTGCATGAAATGATGGAGCATTGA
- a CDS encoding type B 50S ribosomal protein L31, with amino-acid sequence MKPNIHPDYRVVIFHDTAADAYFKVGSTIKTERTIEFEGKSYPYVPLDVSSHSHPFYTGKQKTHSQEGNVARFNKRFGNFVQTREEK; translated from the coding sequence ATGAAGCCAAATATTCATCCAGATTACCGAGTGGTGATCTTTCACGATACCGCGGCAGATGCTTATTTCAAGGTTGGATCAACCATAAAAACAGAAAGAACCATTGAGTTTGAAGGGAAAAGTTATCCGTATGTTCCTCTCGATGTGTCCTCGCATTCTCACCCGTTTTATACCGGGAAACAGAAAACCCATTCACAGGAAGGGAATGTTGCTCGCTTTAATAAGCGTTTTGGGAATTTTGTTCAAACCAGAGAGGAAAAATGA
- a CDS encoding helix-turn-helix domain-containing protein yields MTGKYPIAKIVGSRIKKLRKEYGLTGTEVAAYLNVSQQQYSRYERGINRIDIDSLVIIADFFKISIHYFFEEVSIAQVNNTAVQAEIY; encoded by the coding sequence ATGACAGGAAAATATCCTATTGCCAAAATAGTGGGGAGCAGAATAAAGAAACTTAGAAAAGAATACGGATTAACAGGAACAGAAGTTGCAGCGTATCTCAATGTGAGTCAACAACAGTATTCTCGTTATGAGCGTGGTATCAATAGAATTGATATAGACTCGCTCGTTATAATAGCTGACTTTTTCAAAATAAGTATACATTACTTCTTTGAAGAAGTTTCCATCGCACAAGTAAATAACACAGCGGTACAAGCAGAAATATATTAA
- a CDS encoding fimbrial protein: protein MKKTLLTTSIIALTLGAASTAFAADVGSGTIEFNGTVNTGACTIAPSSVNKEVQLGSVPVASLKTAGAQGPNVDFTLELSDCVLDPTESETDYSKVKVSFTGQMDTAGNLWASTGTAQNVGVLFQNDAGQSIKTGDTITQNLNAGANTIHLSARMQALGQATSGSVKSTVAYVLDYQ from the coding sequence ATGAAAAAGACATTATTAACCACTTCAATTATCGCATTAACTTTAGGTGCGGCATCGACTGCATTTGCAGCTGATGTAGGAAGCGGTACAATTGAATTTAATGGTACAGTGAATACCGGTGCTTGCACTATTGCGCCTTCTTCAGTAAATAAAGAAGTTCAATTAGGTTCTGTACCAGTAGCATCATTAAAAACAGCTGGAGCGCAAGGTCCAAACGTTGACTTCACTTTAGAATTATCTGACTGCGTATTAGATCCAACTGAAAGTGAAACAGACTATTCTAAAGTTAAAGTAAGCTTTACTGGTCAAATGGATACAGCTGGTAACTTATGGGCGAGTACAGGTACGGCACAAAACGTAGGTGTCTTATTCCAAAATGATGCAGGTCAAAGCATCAAAACTGGTGACACTATTACGCAAAACCTGAATGCAGGTGCAAATACAATTCACTTATCTGCACGTATGCAAGCATTAGGACAAGCAACTTCAGGTTCTGTTAAATCAACTGTTGCATACGTTTTAGATTATCAATAA
- a CDS encoding fimbria/pilus outer membrane usher protein, translating to MNKFKKNIVASLISSLFLYSNYVNADSVQFNQDALSISGDTNIDLSSFEKHDSQEGAYFSSVSINGRKTNFFDKIDFFNKEGSIQPCISQKIIAVIGLKEEFINKIPTWSDGQCYDLSAQDNNISSLFDDEKQELSLSIPQAYFLYSDENWVPPMQREVGINALVFDYNIVENYIKYKNAQDTNNLSSFGAIGTNMGRWRFRSNYQFQKDFNNSDNDSFKWVQTYLFTDLPDLSAKFFVGRYYTASQIFDSVRFNGVSVFTDDNMLPSILRGYAPNITGTATSNATVVISQNGRILSQVKVAPGPFSIDNLSSALSGTLDVKITEEDGSVREYQISSTNIPFLTRPGMFQYKLNAGRLAPMGEKNVDNDFISTEFSWGLFNNLSAFGGLFATSDSEYTAYNAGIGINMERLGAISFDITQSKNRLHTTNSSTGESYRINYAKRFSNSSRLDLTGYQFSNEGFMSVNDFIFTKGNPSNLHFRQKNVFTTSFTQQIPDFNADVSLSYSRESYWNEPKNNDTLSLSFNKTIKNDFLDNALLSLSISESSYVRGSQSKQAYLSLSIPFVGEKNSRLQYFSSYNDQDKKYSNNVNYHTKMDSNNLSLGLSTRDFFESTTINASASRDTQYGTAQITGSFGDDYRTLSGTLDGSLTITSQGPVLHRRVYDNQARMVIDTDNAKDVSINQNESITNRFGLAAISNVPTYYKSTQYVDLNNIPENVSVDDSVIESTLTDGAVGYAKLNTIIGEKALITIQFPDGQTPPFGALVYDSVKDTVLGMVAENGQVYLTGIQPNQKLIVKWNGGQSCQLVTNSQIIQNINNVICNKE from the coding sequence ATGAACAAATTTAAAAAAAACATAGTGGCGAGTTTAATCTCTAGCTTATTTTTATATTCAAACTATGTAAATGCAGACTCTGTTCAATTTAATCAGGATGCTTTATCTATTTCTGGCGACACAAATATTGACTTAAGTTCATTTGAGAAACACGACTCACAGGAAGGAGCATATTTTTCTAGCGTGTCAATTAACGGTAGAAAAACAAACTTTTTTGATAAAATTGATTTCTTTAATAAAGAAGGATCTATACAACCCTGCATTTCACAAAAAATAATAGCCGTTATTGGCTTAAAAGAAGAGTTCATCAATAAAATACCAACATGGTCAGATGGCCAGTGCTATGATTTATCAGCACAGGACAATAATATTTCATCACTCTTTGATGATGAAAAGCAAGAACTCTCATTATCAATACCACAAGCTTATTTTCTATACTCAGATGAAAATTGGGTACCGCCTATGCAACGTGAAGTAGGCATTAATGCACTAGTATTTGATTATAATATTGTAGAAAATTACATAAAATATAAAAACGCTCAAGATACAAATAACTTAAGCTCATTTGGTGCTATTGGTACAAACATGGGGCGTTGGAGATTTCGTAGTAACTATCAATTCCAAAAAGATTTTAATAATAGTGATAACGATAGTTTTAAATGGGTTCAAACCTATCTTTTTACTGATTTACCTGACTTATCGGCTAAGTTCTTTGTAGGAAGATATTATACAGCAAGCCAGATCTTTGATTCTGTACGCTTTAATGGAGTCAGTGTTTTCACTGACGACAATATGCTGCCATCAATTCTAAGAGGTTATGCACCAAATATAACCGGTACAGCAACCAGTAACGCGACTGTCGTTATTTCTCAGAATGGACGTATATTAAGCCAAGTAAAAGTTGCTCCTGGGCCTTTTTCTATTGATAACTTGAGTTCTGCTTTATCGGGAACATTAGACGTCAAAATTACGGAAGAAGATGGTTCAGTTAGAGAGTACCAAATATCATCAACTAACATCCCATTTTTAACTCGACCAGGTATGTTTCAATATAAATTAAATGCCGGCCGATTAGCACCAATGGGTGAGAAAAATGTTGATAATGATTTTATTTCAACTGAATTTTCTTGGGGATTATTTAATAACTTATCCGCTTTCGGTGGATTATTTGCAACATCAGATAGTGAATATACTGCTTATAATGCGGGTATCGGTATAAACATGGAGCGCTTAGGGGCAATATCATTTGATATTACACAGTCTAAGAATCGCTTACATACTACAAATTCAAGTACAGGTGAAAGCTATAGAATCAATTATGCAAAAAGATTCTCTAACTCCAGTCGACTTGATTTAACTGGATATCAGTTCTCAAATGAAGGATTCATGTCCGTTAATGATTTTATTTTTACGAAAGGTAACCCATCGAACCTTCACTTTCGTCAAAAAAATGTTTTTACAACATCATTTACACAGCAAATACCTGATTTTAATGCTGATGTAAGCTTAAGTTATTCAAGAGAAAGTTATTGGAATGAACCTAAAAACAACGACACTTTAAGTCTATCGTTTAATAAAACAATTAAGAATGATTTTCTTGATAACGCACTTTTATCATTATCAATCAGTGAAAGTAGTTATGTGAGAGGAAGTCAATCTAAGCAGGCTTATCTTTCATTAAGTATTCCTTTTGTTGGCGAAAAAAATTCGCGATTACAATATTTTAGTTCATACAATGACCAAGATAAAAAATACAGTAATAATGTTAATTACCATACAAAAATGGATAGCAATAATTTAAGCCTAGGACTTTCAACAAGAGACTTTTTTGAAAGCACAACTATAAATGCATCTGCATCTCGTGATACTCAATATGGGACAGCACAGATAACAGGTTCATTTGGTGATGATTATCGTACATTAAGCGGGACGCTCGATGGCTCATTAACTATTACAAGCCAAGGCCCTGTTTTACATAGAAGAGTCTATGACAATCAAGCAAGAATGGTGATTGATACCGATAATGCTAAAGATGTTTCCATCAATCAAAATGAGTCAATTACAAATAGATTTGGCTTAGCGGCAATTAGTAATGTGCCGACATATTACAAATCAACTCAATATGTTGATCTGAATAATATACCTGAAAATGTCAGTGTGGATGATAGCGTCATTGAATCAACTTTAACTGATGGCGCCGTTGGTTATGCAAAACTAAATACGATTATTGGCGAAAAAGCATTAATTACCATCCAGTTTCCTGATGGACAAACACCGCCGTTTGGAGCTTTAGTTTATGACTCGGTAAAAGATACCGTATTAGGTATGGTTGCTGAGAATGGTCAAGTTTATTTAACCGGAATTCAACCGAACCAAAAATTAATAGTTAAATGGAATGGTGGGCAATCATGTCAATTAGTGACGAATAGCCAGATCATTCAAAACATCAATAATGTAATTTGTAATAAAGAATAA
- a CDS encoding molecular chaperone, with product MKKFKLIISSLLLVSTYTHASISADRTRVIYNEASKGVSIVVENTDSKDPFLVQSWIEDENGHKISDPLIALPLLQRIEPNQKKQVRISTTKDNLKAPSDKESLFYFNVLGIPPKSELENAVEIVIQSRFKLFYRPTGLKKYPDNNWQKELKIEKAGNSLKLTNPTPYHVVIININDNASKVENFQEIVIKPNGNASYSLNDKKIKSSNMVLTYIDDYGTPKLLNYTCQSTTCSLVNEK from the coding sequence ATGAAAAAATTTAAATTAATCATCAGTAGCTTATTATTAGTTAGTACATATACACATGCATCAATTTCAGCAGACCGTACACGAGTCATTTATAATGAAGCCAGCAAAGGCGTTAGTATTGTTGTTGAAAATACTGACAGTAAAGATCCTTTTTTAGTTCAATCTTGGATCGAAGATGAAAATGGCCATAAAATTTCTGATCCATTAATAGCATTACCATTATTGCAGCGTATTGAGCCCAATCAAAAGAAGCAAGTCAGAATCAGCACTACGAAAGATAATTTGAAAGCTCCAAGTGATAAAGAATCATTATTCTACTTTAATGTACTAGGAATACCGCCAAAAAGTGAACTAGAGAATGCAGTAGAAATTGTTATTCAATCTAGGTTTAAACTTTTTTATCGCCCAACAGGATTGAAAAAATACCCTGATAATAACTGGCAAAAGGAACTGAAAATTGAAAAAGCAGGTAATTCATTAAAATTAACAAACCCAACCCCTTACCATGTTGTTATCATTAACATTAATGATAATGCGAGTAAAGTTGAAAATTTCCAAGAAATAGTTATTAAACCAAATGGTAATGCCAGCTACTCTTTGAATGATAAAAAAATAAAGTCATCCAACATGGTATTAACGTATATTGATGACTATGGAACACCAAAACTATTAAATTACACCTGCCAAAGTACAACATGTTCATTGGTTAATGAAAAATAG
- a CDS encoding fimbrial protein encodes MKPYFNKVVSIIIISLSFLSFNALGAVANCKPAAGGTSIQQDIKFDITSNSSAITTGTRLATALSSFMSLQCDFTGSVATPNHVYFKNVVPQQTKTLLINSGVTVTQQSAIGGGTIATITNASVPNIDLGYWSQPSVGTAVNIGIMYNFAVLKGSNALKPFDTGNFLLGYHEDYQGKYIGAPVYAHIIGNLTLLCPTPEVSVTTSNGGTVGFGTISPKQMNAGEVVSRTFNIGMSVPQNCETGLNVSVRFEPNNNSILGNKYLDMGNGLQTVIKSNSTELEFNQNYAIGEIKPQAPVNVPYTATLSQISGRSITSGPFSKTIRVVVSY; translated from the coding sequence ATGAAACCCTATTTTAATAAAGTAGTATCAATTATTATAATTTCGCTTTCATTTTTAAGCTTTAATGCACTTGGAGCCGTAGCAAACTGCAAACCCGCAGCTGGTGGGACATCGATACAACAAGATATTAAATTTGATATTACAAGCAATAGTAGCGCTATAACAACCGGAACACGATTAGCGACTGCATTATCTTCTTTTATGTCTTTACAATGTGATTTTACAGGAAGCGTAGCTACACCTAATCACGTTTATTTTAAAAATGTTGTCCCTCAACAAACTAAAACACTATTAATAAATAGCGGCGTTACCGTTACTCAGCAAAGCGCAATTGGTGGAGGTACAATTGCAACAATTACCAACGCCAGCGTACCTAATATTGACTTAGGATATTGGAGCCAACCTTCAGTAGGCACTGCTGTAAATATTGGCATCATGTATAATTTTGCCGTCCTAAAAGGTAGTAATGCATTAAAACCATTTGATACAGGTAATTTTTTATTAGGTTATCATGAAGATTACCAAGGTAAATATATTGGTGCTCCTGTATATGCACATATTATTGGTAATTTAACGTTACTCTGCCCTACTCCTGAAGTCAGTGTGACTACATCAAATGGAGGAACTGTTGGCTTTGGTACTATTTCGCCAAAACAAATGAATGCAGGGGAAGTTGTTAGCCGTACATTTAATATAGGTATGTCAGTTCCACAAAATTGTGAAACAGGATTAAATGTATCTGTTCGATTTGAACCAAATAATAATTCGATATTGGGAAATAAATACCTTGATATGGGAAATGGATTACAGACCGTAATTAAAAGTAATTCAACCGAACTCGAATTTAACCAAAATTATGCTATTGGAGAGATTAAACCTCAAGCACCTGTAAATGTGCCATACACTGCAACTTTAAGTCAAATTAGCGGGCGCTCAATTACGTCTGGTCCATTTTCTAAAACAATACGTGTCGTAGTTTCTTATTAA
- a CDS encoding response regulator transcription factor, which yields MKKLTLALVDDHPIVLSGLKETLSQSHNLSIEGAFTSDAELFSFLNHHTVDVIVTDYMMPNNTQSSDGQNYIQFLQRKYPNTALVVLTMISNPMIIQTLYDNNVNAVVSKEAPLPELIKAITLAGQGKQYRQPIADLTTTIKSRKASTLDERVKTLSPRELEVLRLFVQGKPIVEIAKLLNRSDKTISLQKNAAMRKLGVENNQALISYCITHHLFD from the coding sequence ATGAAAAAGTTAACCTTAGCCTTAGTTGATGACCACCCGATTGTCTTATCAGGCTTAAAAGAAACACTATCCCAATCACACAACTTATCCATCGAAGGTGCATTTACCAGCGATGCTGAGTTGTTTTCTTTTTTAAATCACCATACTGTTGATGTCATTGTTACTGACTATATGATGCCCAATAACACGCAATCAAGTGATGGGCAGAATTATATCCAATTTCTACAGCGTAAATACCCAAATACAGCGTTAGTGGTATTAACGATGATATCTAACCCAATGATTATCCAAACGTTATACGATAACAATGTCAATGCTGTTGTCTCGAAGGAAGCGCCACTGCCAGAGCTAATCAAAGCCATTACCTTAGCGGGTCAAGGAAAACAATACCGTCAACCTATTGCAGATTTAACGACAACAATAAAAAGCCGTAAAGCTTCGACCCTTGATGAAAGAGTGAAAACACTCTCGCCTCGAGAGTTAGAAGTATTGCGCTTATTTGTTCAGGGAAAACCGATTGTTGAAATTGCCAAATTGCTCAATAGAAGTGATAAAACCATTAGTCTGCAAAAAAATGCAGCCATGCGTAAATTAGGTGTTGAAAATAACCAAGCTCTAATCAGTTATTGCATTACACACCATTTGTTTGACTAA
- a CDS encoding ATP-binding protein — protein MPNKSPTAFSRITRSSGRTNSILTVTLPLLFVLITTLFWSADRIVQQETRRLEVEFKSFIGYLIEQETFLKALNKQNQDLSELLESRTYSINDQFLPKEWPLRLLEGKESIVAMPFTLACGTNLECSRVPSILFSLGAYLADFYSTFWGRSYYPAAAVFFVNEHDYISISVPSVGTLMGGEAISPELFRSVTDSVRKNLPLINKKFADIKQNEQESPVIWLKAENFKDNLMGIVPAGFNVNLWKNAHLSPKDIYAVSLLSKDHLSVLEKMLNPTLRHEFWLLHEDFGLLLGESAVPVEPLEGIFYTQNGLVMKLSFENTDWVGYYRISYAAFFEDNLWLPISLIISLLFSIFCGWGYKHWYHKKILQPAVHSQQVILESEEFNQTLIATTPIGLCVIDKETLDLRFANELAQHWLKIPDTSHPHDSIEYNELLGRVVSEQKQVTTVLKSGMHAIYVVSTATHYQQRPVILCAFTDITIQAETEEQLNHAKRLAEEANQAKSTFLATMSHEIRTPLYGIIGTLELLENTALTPKQKHFIDRMSTISHLLMHLIGDILDISKIEANQIHIQHQSFDLLDLIQQTVQLYQGLAQQKKLQLFAIIDPNIYAIRIGDTARLQQIFGNLVNNAIKFTHHGKVTIELKNGDNNNIVLFVNDTGVGISKEEQEKLFEPFYQAHSGDHTYGGTGLGLFICSKLVKLMGGEISVASDLMHGSSFKVILPLELGHNNIHWKSLTGSDIWLRTIDPLLTNNVYDWLTRWGAKVYFTEAELPEDTSLVIAVSILIENFSLPKNWPGKIWISDEASFRLSELNQQLFLLQNDENSILPLSCPIQQAPSYANEYSLRVLVAEDNPINQVILQEQLELLGCEVFMASDGEEALVIWDNEVIDIVLTDVNMPYRNGYELTKQLRSEGETCPIVGVTANGLKDEEDRCLAAGMDTWLVKPIELDTLAQLFNRFFPTYSSTLPSDSATMAFINPLDSNDRDNIIQHFTADIHDLCEAVKNNNIEAVKQLSHRIRGALVSVEQRELASRLHVLEELLNMEKPNLNIADTYKVICDELTFWLNKLSQTNGV, from the coding sequence ATGCCAAATAAATCACCAACTGCTTTTTCTCGTATAACGCGCAGTTCTGGGCGTACTAATAGTATATTAACAGTTACTCTGCCTCTTTTATTTGTATTAATCACAACATTATTTTGGAGTGCTGATAGGATTGTTCAACAAGAAACCAGGCGCTTAGAAGTTGAATTTAAGTCTTTTATTGGTTATTTGATTGAACAAGAAACTTTTTTAAAAGCACTGAACAAACAGAACCAAGATTTATCTGAACTGCTTGAAAGCCGAACTTATTCCATCAATGATCAATTTTTGCCGAAAGAATGGCCATTAAGACTATTAGAAGGTAAGGAGTCTATAGTCGCTATGCCATTTACTTTAGCTTGTGGAACTAATTTGGAGTGTTCCAGAGTTCCGAGTATTTTATTTTCGTTAGGGGCTTATTTAGCTGATTTTTACTCCACATTTTGGGGGCGCTCATACTATCCAGCCGCTGCTGTATTTTTTGTTAACGAACATGACTATATTAGCATTAGCGTTCCATCCGTCGGTACTTTAATGGGGGGAGAGGCTATTTCGCCTGAATTGTTTCGCTCAGTAACCGATAGTGTTAGAAAAAATTTACCATTAATAAATAAGAAGTTTGCTGATATAAAACAAAATGAGCAAGAATCCCCAGTTATTTGGCTAAAAGCAGAAAATTTTAAAGATAATTTAATGGGCATTGTTCCTGCAGGCTTCAATGTTAATTTGTGGAAAAATGCTCATCTTTCACCAAAAGATATTTATGCAGTTTCCCTGTTAAGTAAAGATCATCTTAGTGTGCTAGAGAAAATGTTAAACCCAACATTGAGACATGAATTCTGGCTATTGCATGAAGATTTTGGTCTATTATTGGGAGAGTCCGCTGTTCCTGTTGAGCCATTAGAGGGTATTTTTTATACACAAAATGGCTTAGTCATGAAATTAAGCTTTGAAAATACAGATTGGGTGGGCTATTACCGAATTAGTTATGCTGCATTTTTTGAAGATAATTTGTGGTTGCCAATTAGTCTTATTATATCTCTTCTGTTTAGCATCTTCTGTGGTTGGGGCTATAAACATTGGTACCATAAAAAAATATTACAACCTGCAGTACATTCACAACAAGTTATTCTAGAAAGTGAAGAGTTTAATCAAACATTGATTGCAACCACACCTATAGGGCTTTGTGTTATTGATAAAGAAACACTAGACCTTCGTTTTGCTAACGAACTAGCTCAGCACTGGCTAAAAATTCCTGACACTTCCCATCCTCATGATTCTATTGAATATAATGAATTACTTGGCCGTGTTGTTTCTGAACAAAAGCAGGTTACAACTGTTTTAAAATCAGGGATGCATGCTATCTATGTTGTGAGTACTGCAACCCATTATCAGCAACGCCCTGTTATTTTATGCGCATTTACTGATATCACTATACAAGCTGAAACTGAAGAACAGCTTAATCATGCTAAGCGTTTAGCTGAAGAAGCTAATCAAGCGAAATCAACCTTTTTAGCCACGATGAGCCATGAAATACGCACTCCGCTTTATGGTATTATTGGGACATTAGAATTATTAGAAAATACAGCGTTAACGCCTAAGCAAAAACATTTTATTGATAGGATGTCTACAATATCGCATTTATTAATGCATCTTATTGGGGATATTCTTGATATCAGTAAAATAGAAGCCAATCAAATTCATATCCAACACCAATCATTTGATCTACTTGATTTAATACAGCAAACCGTTCAGTTATATCAAGGCTTAGCTCAACAGAAGAAACTTCAGTTATTTGCCATTATTGATCCTAATATCTATGCCATTAGAATTGGTGATACAGCGCGATTACAACAAATATTCGGTAACCTGGTCAATAATGCTATTAAGTTTACACATCATGGCAAAGTGACGATTGAATTAAAAAATGGCGACAATAACAATATCGTATTATTTGTAAACGATACTGGCGTTGGAATTAGCAAAGAAGAGCAGGAAAAGTTATTTGAACCTTTCTATCAAGCACACTCAGGGGACCATACCTACGGAGGAACAGGCTTAGGTTTATTTATCTGCTCAAAATTAGTCAAGCTGATGGGGGGCGAAATCAGCGTAGCAAGTGATCTGATGCATGGTAGCTCTTTTAAAGTGATATTGCCGTTAGAATTAGGCCACAACAATATACATTGGAAGAGTTTAACAGGTTCAGACATTTGGCTGCGGACAATAGATCCTCTACTAACCAACAATGTGTATGATTGGCTAACTCGTTGGGGAGCAAAAGTCTATTTCACAGAGGCTGAGTTGCCTGAAGACACATCATTGGTTATTGCCGTAAGCATTTTAATCGAGAACTTTTCATTGCCTAAAAATTGGCCAGGAAAAATATGGATAAGTGATGAAGCAAGCTTCCGTTTATCTGAATTAAATCAACAGCTTTTCTTACTACAAAATGATGAAAATTCAATATTGCCTTTAAGCTGTCCAATTCAACAGGCACCATCTTATGCGAATGAATACTCTTTACGTGTTTTAGTTGCAGAAGATAATCCAATTAATCAGGTTATACTGCAGGAACAGCTAGAATTACTTGGTTGCGAAGTCTTTATGGCTAGCGATGGCGAAGAGGCCTTAGTTATTTGGGATAACGAAGTCATTGATATTGTTTTAACTGACGTCAATATGCCTTACCGTAATGGGTATGAGTTAACTAAACAGTTACGCAGTGAAGGTGAAACTTGTCCGATTGTTGGTGTTACGGCAAATGGTTTGAAGGATGAAGAAGATCGCTGTTTAGCCGCAGGGATGGATACCTGGCTAGTTAAGCCAATTGAGCTAGACACTTTAGCGCAATTATTCAACCGTTTCTTCCCTACCTATTCTTCTACGCTTCCCTCTGATTCTGCCACTATGGCATTTATTAACCCACTTGATAGCAATGACCGAGATAATATTATTCAACATTTTACTGCTGATATTCATGATCTTTGCGAAGCGGTGAAAAATAATAACATAGAGGCAGTAAAACAGCTGTCACATCGTATTCGGGGCGCATTAGTGAGCGTGGAACAGCGTGAACTTGCTAGTCGACTTCACGTGCTTGAAGAGTTGTTGAATATGGAAAAACCAAACTTAAACATAGCCGATACCTATAAAGTGATTTGCGATGAATTAACGTTTTGGCTAAATAAGCTTAGTCAAACAAATGGTGTGTAA
- a CDS encoding helix-turn-helix domain-containing protein: MKKEKLYYISQLIGKCMQKYRIEKGISGECVAKKLGISQQQLSRYERGENALTVDVLFKYLLIIEVNFPEFYNRLFYIIGRHPKLSMYISGLNGFGWELDDLKDYYTSAIV; this comes from the coding sequence ATGAAAAAAGAAAAATTATATTATATCAGCCAACTGATAGGAAAGTGTATGCAAAAATATCGTATTGAAAAAGGTATTAGTGGGGAATGTGTTGCAAAAAAGTTAGGTATTAGTCAACAACAATTATCAAGATATGAGCGTGGCGAAAATGCGCTTACAGTTGATGTGTTATTCAAATATCTATTAATTATTGAGGTTAATTTCCCTGAGTTTTATAATAGGTTATTCTATATAATTGGGCGTCATCCTAAATTATCTATGTATATTTCAGGTTTAAATGGTTTTGGTTGGGAATTAGATGACTTAAAAGATTATTATACATCTGCAATTGTATAA